In a genomic window of Magnolia sinica isolate HGM2019 chromosome 16, MsV1, whole genome shotgun sequence:
- the LOC131229118 gene encoding uncharacterized protein LOC131229118, producing MYPSHVQALEKEGKTASLLHSIRKPAQKPWQRPATAPPQTRVYVVDPPGFRQLVQKLTGAPQFTARHRLGRVAPPPLDLLPSPPSLPPLEHDPQSESDRISPQLQLFFSSEPRTCTENSMPAVSPFGLSPSSSYSSWCSFPLLSPGTVASLEQSTVL from the coding sequence ATGTATCCTTCTCATGTTCAAGCCttagaaaaggaaggaaagacaGCGTCTCTCCTCCATTCCATAAGAAAACCAGCACAAAAGCCATGGCAGAGGCCAGCAACTGCACCACCGCAGACAAGGGTGTATGTCGTCGACCCACCTGGCTTTCGTCAGCTTGTTCAGAAGCTAACAGGCGCACCCCAATTCACGGCCCGACATCGTCTTGGGCGTGTTGCACCACCgcctcttgatcttcttccatcACCACCATCGCTGCCGCCTCTGGAACATGACCCGCAGTCGGAGTCTGACAGAATATCTCCACAGCTACAGCTGTTTTTCTCTTCAGAGCCAAGGACATGCACGGAAAATTCCATGCCTGCGGTCAGCCCATTTGGGCTCTCACCATCCTCATCGTATTCTTCATGGTGTTCTTTTCCTCTTCTCAGCCCGGGAACAGTGGCATCGCTGGAACAAAGCACCGTCCtttag